The sequence below is a genomic window from Halolamina litorea.
CTCGATCCCCTTGTTCAGCACGTCGAGATACCACATGTCGATCTCGTTTTCGAGGAACGCGATGTCCTCCCGGGGGTCGTGACCCTCAGTCGCTTCGCCCTCGAGGTCAGTCTCGCCGGAGAAGTCAACGACGTGAACGAGCACGTCGGTCTCGTTGAGGTCCGCGAGGAACTGGTTCCCCAAGCCCTTCCCCTCGTGGGCGCCGGGGATCAGCCCCGCCACGTCGACGAGTTTGACGGGGACGAAGCGAGTGCCGTCGTCGCAGTAGCCGACACTCGGGGTGCACGTCTCGTCGAACTCGGGGGCAGCACACTCGACGCGCACGTACGCCTCGCCCATGCTCGGGTCGATGGTGGTGAACGGGTACGCGCCCTCGGGCACGTCGTTCATCGTCGCCGCGTTGAACAGCGTCGACTTGCCCACCGAGGGCTTGCCGACGAGTCCGATCCGGTAGCTCATTGGAACGGCCGATGTGGTTAGCGGACAAAAGCCGTCCCATCGGCGCCGACAACGGCTGTGAACGTCACGCACACTTCGAGCCGGTGGGAATTTGACACAGGACGCGAAACGAGTGGCTGTGAGCGACGAGAGCACGGATACGGGCGAACGCGGGGACACGTTCGGTGTCGGGATTCGAGTGACCGAGGCGGAACTCCGTGTCGTCGTCCGGGTTCCGTCCGACATCGACGCCGGGTGGACGGACCCGGAGTCATTCCAAGCGCTGATCGAGCGACGCCTCTGGGAGGAACTGGATCGAGAAGAGACACTCAGGGCGGTCGCATCCACGACCGAGCCCGGCGAAACGGCGATGCTCGGAAGCGTGACCCTTCGGCCGGACGGGTCGGTGGTCGGGAGTTCACTCGAAGCGCCGTCGTGAGCTACTCGGGGAGCGAGTCCACGACCAAACCGAGTTCTGCTGCGCGCTGTGGGTCGTAGCGTCGACAGTCGTACCGGTTCGGGCCGTTCGTGTCGGCTCGAACCGACAGTACGCCGAGGCGGGCGAACGCCGAGAGTGTTGTGCCGAGTACGCGCGACGAGAGGTCGGTTTTCGGCGCGAGTTGGCCGGCCTGTACGAACGAGCGGTCGGTCCGCTCCAGGACGGCGAGTGCGTCCCGCCAGTAGCTCCGGAAGTAGCCGAACGTCGTCGGGTCGTGGACACGGAGCCGCTGGACAGCCGTCGTGGCTTCCGCGTCGACGGCCGGTTCGCCGACGGTCGCCGCGAAGAAATCACTGAACCTGGCAGTCGTGCGCGGCGGACAGGCTTCGGTCGCCGTCGCCACGATGCCGGATCCGGGTTGGTCAGTCCATGATCGGAGCTGCTGGAGGAGCCGACAGACGCTGTC
It includes:
- a CDS encoding DUF7504 family protein, which gives rise to MPFDAASERLAFGAERAMQTVRSHAAGRNVLAVLTDTTADEWRRSWERTGVNSEQVGIVECFDLARGAGAATQTSVVSEDLAVATVERPVETRQLRTVLEQFLEGWNRGSNSTLVYLDSLGALVADSDYDSVCRLLQQLRSWTDQPGSGIVATATEACPPRTTARFSDFFAATVGEPAVDAEATTAVQRLRVHDPTTFGYFRSYWRDALAVLERTDRSFVQAGQLAPKTDLSSRVLGTTLSAFARLGVLSVRADTNGPNRYDCRRYDPQRAAELGLVVDSLPE